The DNA window TGTTGCAGAGGATGTCTATGAATTTCCTTTCATCGGTGCCCCATTTCTTCTCACCGGCATTGTAAAGGGTCTAAGGGAAAAACGGAGACTCAAAATGTGCTCAGCCATAAAAAGAAAGGCTTCCTGATGCTCATTCTGCACCTTAGCGTCTTCTTTTGCCTTCCCCTGATCTACTGCGGTGCTCTCCTCCCGTTTGCCCTTATAGAACCAGGAAAATCCTGTCAGGttcatttattttgcaacaTTCCTGAGGTCTGTAACCAGTTTTCTGCTCTGGATTTGTGTCACAGAGCAGATGTGATGGAAACATCAGTCTCTTACAGACCTCagcgaggaggagcagagctttGGAAAAGTCTCCGGAGAGTTCCTtcttcaggtcagaggtcaacttcttctccttctctgtggCAGAAGCATGCAGGAAAGTGAATTCAGACTACAAATAAACAGTTTGCAAATACTTTTGTCCGCAGTTCACCTTGTGAATAGGCTTCGTTTAGCGCTGAGATTTGCGCGTTTGATCTGGAGGCAAAGATTTCAATCAAAATGTCTTCGTTTGTCCCAGGTCCCTGCAACAGCACATGGGGCGTCCACCAAAATGAGTAGTCATTCTGAACTACAAGGTTAAGAGCGACAACATCTCTATCCAAACACTGACCTTCATGGCCCGCATCACTTCATGGCAGTCAAACAACGCAGGGGGGGTGATCAGAGCCACCAGCAGCGCTTCAAAGCTTCCATGGGTGTCCCCTTttatgtcctccagtagagtctgcagccacaggaaCACAGCAAAGTTGTTCAAACGGAAGCTGGTGGACACAAACCACACCTGTGCCCAGATTTGGAcgaaacagctggaaaataaTCAGGAACCCTCTTGTCTCACTCTGCTGGTGGCTTCTTGATAGGCTGCACAGATAAGCTGCCTCTGAGAGCTGCTCCTGGTTGTCAGAATTTCAATCAGAACCTTCTCTTTGGTGCCTGCAATCAGACAGATTGTGATAGGATATGAGACTGAAGTAAATCCCAAATAAACCAGCAGTCAGTAAGAATGGGCTAAACGACAAAATTAAAAACTCTTTTATGAAATACTTAATTAAAGACCTGCTGTGGTGGATTtggtgacatctagtggtgagacATTATaccagcagattttttttgtaaattctaCAGTCCTGAAAACCGGCTGTTGAGGTGAAACCTATTGACACACATCAAACGCCCGACGGCATTGAGCAAACACCCTAACATAGATCAGTACCGAGTCCTTCCAGGGCCTTCCTCAGGGCCACGGCGTCCTCTTTAGCATCAAAGTTTGCTTTGGGCTTGATGGTTCCTCTTTCTCCAGTCTAGTCAGGATGACATGGAACCATCAG is part of the Takifugu rubripes chromosome 21, fTakRub1.2, whole genome shotgun sequence genome and encodes:
- the anxa3a gene encoding annexin A3a isoform X2, translated to MASLWTGERGTIKPKANFDAKEDAVALRKALEGLGTKEKVLIEILTTRSSSQRQLICAAYQEATSRTLLEDIKGDTHGSFEALLVALITPPALFDCHEVMRAMKGPGTNEDILIEIFASRSNAQISALNEAYSQEKEKKLTSDLKKELSGDFSKALLLLAEGKREESTAVDQGKAKEDAKTLYNAGEKKWGTDERKFIDILCNRSIAQLKQTLVEYTSISGKTLQQSIESEMSGELERLLLAIVKCVNSVPAFFAELLYKSMKGCGTDESTLTRIMVSRSEVDLLDIRAEYKKLYESSLYSAIKSDCSGDYKKTLLKICGDKD
- the anxa3a gene encoding annexin A3a isoform X1 encodes the protein MASLWTGERGTIKPKANFDAKEDAVALRKALEGLGTKEKVLIEILTTRSSSQRQLICAAYQEATSRTLLEDIKGDTHGSFEALLVALITPPALFDCHEVMRAMKGPGTNEDILIEIFASRSNAQISALNEAYSQEKEKKLTSDLKKELSGDFSKALLLLAEGKREESTAVDQGKAKEDAKTLYNAGEKKWGTDERKFIDILCNRSIAQLKQTLVEYTSISGKTLQQSIESEMSGELERLLLAIVKCVNSVPAFFAELLYKSMKGCGTDESTLTRIMVSRSEVDLLDIRAEYKKLYESSLYSAIKSELGGDYRGCVMAICGGDD